Proteins from one Triticum aestivum cultivar Chinese Spring chromosome 7A, IWGSC CS RefSeq v2.1, whole genome shotgun sequence genomic window:
- the LOC123146851 gene encoding cell number regulator 2, producing MDAAEQLPAPAAATRALVHAQPPVHPWSTGLFDCAEDPGNCWMTCFCPCITFGLVAEIVDRGSLSSGASAALYVLIGMVTSWWFLPIYTCFYRTKMRAQYGLQEAPYPDLCVHCFCECCALCQEYRELHNRGFVMDIGWHANMELQQRGGAATVPPTMHVDGMTR from the exons ATGGACGCCGCCGAGCAGCTGCCAGCACCGGCCGCGGCGACGCGCGCGCTGGTGCACGCGCAGCCGCCGGTCCACCCCTGGTCCACGGGCCTGTTCGACTGCGCCGAGGACCCCGGGAACTGCTGGATGACGTGCTTCTGCCCGTGCATCACCTTCGGGCTGGTGGCGGAGATCGTGGACCGCGGCTCCCTCTCCAGCGGGGCGAGCGCGGCGCTGTACGTGCTCATCGGGATGGTCACCTCCTGGTGGTTCCTGCCCATCTACACCTGCTTCTACCGCACCAAGATGCGCGCCCAGTACGGCCTCCAGGAGGCCCCCTACCCGGACCTCTGCGTCCACTGCTTCTGCGAGTGCTGCGCCCTCTGCCAGGAGTACCGCGAGCTCCACAACCGCGGCTTCGTCATGGACATCG gatGGCACGCCAACATGGAGCTGCAGcagcgcggcggcgcggcgaccgTGCCGCCCACCATGCACGTAGACGGGATGACACGCTGA
- the LOC123146847 gene encoding uncharacterized protein, giving the protein MGSSRRRALLLLLAALLASSLCAGSAAEPLAAERTRRKDPLDGLRPYHRGWNISDRHYIASVAFSASPVFAAGAVWFVGFALAALVACCCRCCRGSPTRDDDYSYSRKTFAASLLLLLAFTATAIVGCAVLYDGQAKLDGSTSGTLRYVVRQSDGAAASLRGFAGFIETAKASGGAAMPRDLGAKVDQVASRVGAAADELAARTASNARKIRTVLDTTRKILIGVAAVMLVLAFLGLVFSLAGLSSVVRFLVFLGWILVTATFILGGVFLLLHNAVGDTCVAMEEWVLRPPDSSNSTALDDILPCADAAATSEALRRSKEVNHQLVATLNDVLANVSNANAFPPGAGPPLNYNQSGPPVPLLCSPYRADLSDRPCAAGEVPAAFAPQAWRGHVCQVSGAPGQSQETCATPGRLTPSMYAQALAVANASAGLVDYGPALAELADCTFVRRTFEAVVADGCPGLRRHSGRVYRALAAVAVAVAAAVVAWVVHTRERRRRREAVRFRVSPYRLPIEDKSLLKSPRRPYRRAESGGLIGKGGW; this is encoded by the exons ATGGGGTCGTCTCGCCGGCGCGCGCTCCTCCTGCTCCTCGCCGCCCTCCTCGCCTCCTCCTTGTGCGCCGGCTCGGCGGCGGAGCCGCTGGCCGCCGAGCGGACGCGCCGGAAGGACCCCCTCGACGGGCTCCGGCCCTACCACCGCGGCTGGAACATCAGCGACCGGCACTACATCGCC TCGGTGGCCTTCAGCGCGTCGCCGGTGTTCGCGGCCGGGGCCGTCTGGTTCGTCGGCTTTGCGCTCGCGGCGCTGGTGGCCTGCTGCTGCCGGTGCTGCCGCGGCAGCCCCACCAGGGACGACGACTACTCCTACTCGCGCAAGACcttcgccgcctccctcctcctcctcctcgccttcaccGCCACCGCCAT CGTCGGGTGCGCGGTGCTGTACGACGGGCAGGCCAAGCTGGACGGCAGCACGTCGGGGACGCTGCGCTACGTGGTGCGCCAGtcggacggcgcggcggcgagcctCCGGGGGTTCGCCGGGTTCATCGAGACGGCCAAGGCCTCCGGCGGCGCCGCCATGCCGCGCGACCTCGGGGCCAAGGTCGACCAGGTGGCGAGCAGGGTGGGCGCCGCGGCCGACGAGCTCGCCGCGCGCACCGCCAGCAACGCCCGCAAGATCCGGACCGTGCTCGACACCAC AAGGAAGATCCTGATCGGCGTCGCGGCCGTGATGCTGGTGCTCGCGTTCCTGGGCCTCG TGTTCTCGTTGGCTGGCCTGAGCTCAGTCGTTCGCTT CCTAGTGTTTCTGGGATGGATCCTCGTTACCGCAACGTTTATACTCGGTGGCGTTTTCCTTCTCCTGCACAA CGCGGTGGGCGACACCTGCGTGGCCATGGAGGAATGGGTGCTCCGCCCGCCGGACAGCAGCAACAGCACCGCGCTGGACGACATCCTCCCGTGCGCCGACGCGGCGGCGACCTCGGAGGCGCTGCGCCGGAGCAAGGAGGTGAACCACCAGCTGGTGGCCACCCTCAACGACGTGCTCGCCAACGTCTCCAACGCCAACGCCTTCCCGCCGGGCGCCGGCCCGCCCCTCAACTACAACCAGTCGGGCCCGCCGGTGCCGCTCCTCTGCAGCCCCTACCGCGCCGACCTCTCCGACCGCCCCTGCGCCGCCGGCGAGGTGCCGGCCGCCTTCGCGCCGCAGGCGTGGCGGGGCCACGTGTGCCAGGTGTCCGGCGCGCCGGGACAATCACAGGAGACGTGCGCGACGCCCGGGCGGCTCACGCCGTCGATGTACGCGCAGGCGCTGGCCGTGGCGAACGCCAGCGCGGGGCTGGTGGACTACGGGCCGGCGCTGGCGGAGCTGGCGGACTGCACGTTCGTGCGGCGGACGTTCGAGGCCGTGGTGGCCGACGGCTGCCCCGGGCTGCGGCGGCACAGCGGCAGGGTGTACCGGGCGCTGGCggccgtggcggtggcggtggcggccgcCGTGGTGGCGTGGGTGGTGCACAccagggagcggcggcggcggcgcgaggccgtGCGGTTCCGGGTGTCGCCCTACCGGCTCCCCATCGAGGACAAGTCGCTGCTCAAGAGCCCCCGGCGGCCGTACCGGCGCGCCGAGAGCGGCGGGCTCATCGGCAAAGGCGGCTGGTGA